From the Kallotenue papyrolyticum genome, the window CCTTGGCGCCCAGCTTGCTGCTGCCCTTGGGCCGCACCGAGACGTTGACGTCGAAGCGCATCGCACCCTCTTCCAGGTTGCCGCTGTTGACGCCGATCCAGACCAGCAACTGGCGCATCTTGGCGCAATACAGCCGCGCCTCTTCGGGCGTGCGCAGGTCGGGCTCGCTGACGATCTCCAGCAGCGGCACGCCTGAGCGGTTGTAGTCCACCAGCGAGGCGCCGTCCACGTGCGTCAGCTTGCCGGTATCCTCTTCCATGTGCGCGCGCGTGATGCCGATGCGCCGGGCTCCCTGCGCGGTCTCGATCTCGACCCAGCCCGCGACGCACAGCGGATGCTGGTACTGGCTGCGCTGGTAGGATGAGGGTAAATCGACATAAAAATAGTTTTTGCGGTCGAAGTAGGTGTCGTGGTTGATGCGACAGTTGAGCGCGCGGCCGGTCATCGCCATCAGCTCGACCGCGCGCTGGTTGAGTACCGGCAGCGCGCCGGGCAGGCCCAGGCAGACCGGGCAGGTGTGGGTGTTGGGCGCGGCGTTGGCGTAGTCGGCGCTACAGCCGCAGAACATTTTCGATTCGGTCAGGATCTGGGCATGCACTTCCAGCCCGATGACCGCTTCGTATTCCATAGGCTCCTCCATGCCAGCCGTGATTATAGCAGAAAGCTCCGCCAGGCGACCGGCACGGGAGCCATGCCGCGTGTGTCAGAGCACGGGCGGTTCCCGCGCCGCACGCGCCGGGTGCGCCTGGCCATCGCCGCCGGCGCGACCCAGGATCGTAGCCGAAGAGGCCGTCCCAGACAAACGCGCCATCCCAGCCGGCCTGCTCTGCTGCATAGGTGAGCTCGGCCAGCGTCTGGGGCGCGAGATCGGTCGGCAAAATCACACCAAAACTGCATCGCATCCTCCTGCACACCTGTGCTCAGGATGCGGCAGCCGTGTGACAGGTACCGTCACGGTCGCGGTGGTTGCCCGATCGCCCAAGCGCGGTACAATGACTGGTGATCAAGGAGCTGCGCATGGCTGAGCGAACCATTTATCTCGATCATGCCGCTACGACGCCCACCGATCCGGCGGTCGTCGAGGCGATGTTGCCCTACTTCACCACGCAGTTCGGTAATCCGTCGAGCATCTACCGTCTGGGGCGCGCTGCGCTGCAGGCGCTTGACGATGCGCGCGCCACGACCGCCGAGATTCTGCATTGCTCGCCCAAGGAGATCGTGTTTCTGGGCGGTGGCTCGGAAGCGGACAACCTGGCGATCAAGGGCGCGGCCCTGGCTGCGCAGCGTGCCGGCAAGGGCAACCACGTGATCACCAGCGCCATCGAACACCATGCTGTGCTCCATGCTTGTGAGTATCTGACCGCGTTTGGCTTTGAGGTGACGATCCTGCCGGTGGATCGCGACGGTCTGGTTGCGCCCGATGATCTGCGCGCCGCGATCCGGCCTGAGACGGTGTTGGTGTCGATCATGTACGCCAACAACGAGATCGGCACAATCCAGCCGATTGCCGAGTTGGGCGCGATCTGCCGCGAGCGGGGCGTGCTCTTCCACAGTGATGCGGTGCAAGCCGCCGGCGCCCTGCCGCTGGATGTCACAGCCCTGAACGTCGATCTGCTGTCGCTCACCGCGCACAAGTTCTACGGTCCCAAGGGCGTAGGCGCGCTGTACGTGCGGCGCGGCGTACCGTTGCTGGCGCAGATCAACGGTGGTGGTCAAGAGCGCCGCCGGCGGGCCGGGACCGAGAATGTGCCCGGTATCGTCGGCTTCGCCACAGCGTTGCGCCTGGCCGAGGAGCGACGCGAGGCGTATGTTGCGCACTGCCTGGCGCTGCGCGAGCGGCTGATCGACGGGATCATCAGCCGCATTCCCGATGTACGTCTGAACGGCCACCGCACGCAGCGGCTGCCCAACAATGTCAACGTCAGCTTCGCGGCCACCGATGGCGAGAGCATCCTGCTGCTGCTCGATCAGGCCGGCATCGCCGCGTCGTCGGGCTCGGCCTGCTCCAGTGGCTCGCTGGAGCCGTCGCATGTGCTCAAGGCCATTGGCTTGGATGATGAGCTGGCGCATGGC encodes:
- the nifS gene encoding cysteine desulfurase NifS codes for the protein MAERTIYLDHAATTPTDPAVVEAMLPYFTTQFGNPSSIYRLGRAALQALDDARATTAEILHCSPKEIVFLGGGSEADNLAIKGAALAAQRAGKGNHVITSAIEHHAVLHACEYLTAFGFEVTILPVDRDGLVAPDDLRAAIRPETVLVSIMYANNEIGTIQPIAELGAICRERGVLFHSDAVQAAGALPLDVTALNVDLLSLTAHKFYGPKGVGALYVRRGVPLLAQINGGGQERRRRAGTENVPGIVGFATALRLAEERREAYVAHCLALRERLIDGIISRIPDVRLNGHRTQRLPNNVNVSFAATDGESILLLLDQAGIAASSGSACSSGSLEPSHVLKAIGLDDELAHGSVRLTVGKDTTTADIDVVLDHLPAMIERLRSVAPHWRGADAA